In the genome of Armatimonadota bacterium, one region contains:
- a CDS encoding HEAT repeat domain-containing protein, with amino-acid sequence MWEFYVWVREYLRAVRAGNPDKVRRLLRKHRSLLEEEETLLAPIYFQEPEVARVVMEEVFRLFGRRRFYHHGLYGLLHWFGEAGTKELERDVLRFLRHPRRNMREIALSVLTLHWKIDKHRRKYVELLTRDPDAQVRWTAASGLGLVLMASRDRQASRLMAHIMRDESEDFTVRRTAYEALRDVWIPWRRRRVESAGYYRNRLNDKVEDDLAAWKQWVDWDFVAHAEKGSVPLRIARATRSRYLGEPRRANSGGRVTRPARRRRR; translated from the coding sequence ATGTGGGAGTTCTACGTATGGGTTAGGGAGTATCTTCGCGCAGTCCGTGCGGGGAATCCTGACAAGGTCAGACGGCTGCTCAGGAAGCACCGGAGCCTCCTTGAGGAAGAGGAAACCCTGCTTGCACCGATCTACTTCCAGGAGCCGGAGGTCGCCCGGGTGGTCATGGAGGAGGTCTTCCGACTTTTCGGAAGGCGCCGGTTCTACCATCACGGGCTCTATGGCCTTCTGCACTGGTTCGGGGAGGCGGGAACGAAAGAACTGGAACGCGACGTGCTGAGGTTCCTGCGGCACCCTCGCCGCAACATGAGAGAGATCGCCCTTAGCGTACTGACATTGCACTGGAAGATAGACAAGCATCGTCGGAAGTACGTCGAGTTGCTGACGAGGGATCCTGATGCGCAGGTGAGGTGGACGGCTGCCTCAGGCCTTGGGCTCGTGCTCATGGCCTCCCGCGATCGTCAAGCCAGTCGGCTCATGGCACATATCATGAGAGATGAGTCCGAAGACTTCACGGTCCGCCGAACTGCCTATGAAGCGCTGCGAGATGTTTGGATCCCCTGGCGGCGGCGGCGTGTGGAGAGTGCAGGGTACTATCGCAACAGGCTGAATGACAAGGTTGAGGATGATCTCGCAGCCTGGAAGCAGTGGGTGGACTGGGACTTTGTTGCCCATGCAGAGAAGGGAAGCGTGCCCCTGCGGATCGCTCGTGCGACCCGATCCAGGTATCTCGGGGAGCCGCGCCGAGCAAAT